Within Sorangiineae bacterium MSr11367, the genomic segment CGGCGGGAATGCTCCCGCAAACGGGGACGTTGATGTCGGCGGCGCGCTCCGTCTGGGTGCACGTGCCCCCCGCGGAGGAAGTCCTCGTCGATGGGCAGCGCACGGTGCCCTCGCCGACGGGGTACGTGGAAGTCGTGGGCGAGCTCGGAAGCCGCCACGAAATAGGGCTCACCGCCGCGGGCCGCCTGCGAACGACCCAGGTGGTCATCACGCCCGACGGAGCATTCCCCGACGCCATTGCGCTCGGCAATCCCGCCCCCGCGGAGCGCGTCTCCGCCCCGGGTGAGCGTGCTCCGTCCGCGCCCAAGCGCCGCGTCGTCAAACGCGAAGCCACGGCACTCGATGCGGGCCATCGGGATGGTGTCGCCGCCGCCATCGTGGACGCCGCGGAAAATGCGCGCATCCGCCCCGCGCCCACGCCGCGCGAGGATCCCCCAGAGGATCCCTTCGGGTCGATCAAGCTGCCCACCGAGCGAAAGACCTTCGACGACTAAGGTAACGGCCGACGGGCGTGTCAGTCAGCGCGCGCAAGGATCGGGCGGCGGCCCCTCGTCGGAATCGCCCGCGGCGTCCACGCGCCCTTCCATCGTGGAGCTGCCACTGGTGCGGATGGCTTGCACCGCCTGGCGGCGGGTCGAGGCGTCGCTGCTGCGAAGTGCGCCGTCGAGAACGCGCTCCGCCTCTGGCCCGCCGAGTTGCGCGAGCCCTTGCAAGGCGGCGCCCCGCACATCGCCGCTCTGCGATTCGTACGCGCGGAGAAACGTCCCCATGGACTGCGGATCGCCGGCCTCCGCCAGCGCCTGCAGCGCGCCCGCACGCGCGGGGGACGAACCTTCCGCGAGCTCGGTGACGGTCCGCACGGACTCGGGATCCTCGCGACGGCCGAGGGACAGGACCGCCTGCTCCGCCTGGGGGCCGCTACCGCGGGCGATGGCGGCGAGTTCGCGGGAGCTCTCCAGCGATTCATCCATCGCCAGGGCGTTGACCGCCTCCGCGGCGTCCTTTCCACCTTGGTGCGCGATGCGGATCAAGGCCGTGCGAGCCTCTTCGCGCGCACGCGGATCGCTGTTGGGCGCGTTGCCCATCGTCTCTTGCAGCGCCTGCACCTGCGCAGGGCCTGGCGTTCGCGACAAGTCGGCGAGCGCCTTCTGCGCCGCCTCGTCCGACATTTGCGCGAGCGCATTCACGACCGTCGGCGCATTCTTGCCGCGGGCTTCCTGCAGGAGAAACGCCAAGGCCTCGGGCCCGCCAATCTGGGCGAGCGCCTCCACGGCAATGCCGCGCATCTCCCCCGGTCCACCCTGCTGCGCAAGATTGAGCAACATCGGCACCGTCGAAGGGTCCCCCACCTCCCCCAACGCGTACACGAGCGCGGTCTTGTCCCGTCCCTTGGCACGCTCCAGCGCGTGGACCAGGAGCGGCGCCGCCTCGGGCCATCCGGCCTGGCCCATCGCCACGATGGCCTGATGCTGCAACTTGGGCGAATCGCTATGCGCCAACTCGAGCAGCTCCGCGCGCGCCGCCTCGCTGCGACTCATGGCCAGGGCCCCGAACGCAGCTCCCGTGAGCCCCGGATCCGAGCCGCGCGCGATCTCGCCGAGCCAATTCATCGCCTCGGACGCCCCGGTCTCGCCAAGGGCGTCGATGGCGCAGTACCGCAACTCCGGTCGGCGCGCCGTGCGATACACCTCGAGGATCGTCTGCACCGCCGCCGGCTCCCCGGAAATGCCAAGGTGGCGAAGCGCCGTGCACTTGTGCGATTCCAACCGCGCCGCCCGAAGCCGATCCATCCACTGGCCAACGTAGAGCGACATCGGCGTCGCCCCCGGTTCCCGCTCCGAATCGGCCACGAACCCGCCCCCGAGCGGCACCGGCATGGCCACCCCCGCACACGCCGTGCTGGGCGCAAGCTCCGAACGGTCCGCCCGCGCCTCCTCCCCGGAAGCCTTCCGCATCGGGCGCAACGCAAAGAACACAGCGAGCCCGAGCGAAAGCAAGGTCGCCACCTTCCAAGCAAGAAGCGATCGGCGCATGCTTCATGGACGCCCAACCCCGACGTTTGTTCGTCGAAATCGCGACGAGAATAAAAAAACTTCAGCGACGCGCGTCCGCGCGGATGCGTCCAGGGTCTCTCTCCGGGTCATGCGGGATCGACCTCCAGATACGCCAACGATCCTGTGGTGGAAGGAGCCCGGCGAAAGGTGACGCGTGCCTCAGATCGACGTCGTGCCACGACGGTCCTTCGAGCACCGCCAATACGGCGGGCAGGCCCGCATCGACGATGCGAAGCCACTCCTCCGCGTAATGGCGGGAACGGTCCTGCCGAGCCAGCCAGGTCAGCACCCGGATGCGAACGTCACTCAAAAGGTCCGGCTCGCGGCGCAGCCGCTCGGCCACGGCCTGGTGATAGGCGAGACTATGGGCCTCGGCGACGCGCATGCGTCCAAATTAGCGCTGCCATGGCCGTACCGCTCATCCGCGTGCTGCCAACGAATTTCGGCACTTCGCAGCAGGTGCGCCTCGGCGTGGAGGCGCACCCTGCGAAGAGCGACTACGACTTGAAGGGGTCGCGGCCTGCGAAGGCGGCGCCGGCGCCCAGTTCGAAGCCAATGCGAAGCAGCTGGTTGTACTTCGCAATCCGGTCCGAGCGGGACAAGCTGCCGGTCTTGATCTGGCCGGCGTTCGTCGCCACCGCGAGGTCGGCGATGAAGGTGTCCTCGGTCTCGCCCGAGCGGTGGCTGATGATCGAGCGGTACTTGGCCGCGGTCGCGAGACGGATCGTGTCGAGCGTCTCGGTGAGGGTGCCGATCTGATTCAGCTTGATGAGGATCGCGTTGGCGTAGCCGCCATCGATGCCGCGCTTCAGACGCTCCACGTTGGTGACGAACAAGTCGTCGCCCACGAGCTGCACGCGGTCGCCCACGCGCTCGGTGAGCTTCTTCCAGGCGGTCCAATCGTCCTCGGCGAGGCCGTCTTCGATCGACACGATAGGGTACGTCTTGGTGAGCTTCTCGTAGATGGCCACCAGCTCGTCGGACGACACGGCCTTCTTGTCGAAGGTGTATTTGCCCGATTTCTTGTCGTAGAACTCACTGGCCGCGCAATCGAGCGCCAGGAAAATGTCCTTGCCCGGCGCGTAGCCGGCGCCCTCGATGGCCTGAACGATGACGCCGATGGCCTCTTCGTTCGACTCGAGGCGCGGTGCGAAGCCGCCTTCGTCACCGACGGCGGTCGTCAGGTTGCGCTTCTTGAGGATGCCCTTGAGCGTGTGGAACACTTCCGTTCCGGCGCGCAGCGCTTCCTCGAAGGTGGGAAGGCCGGCGGGCACGATCATGAACTCCTGGATCTCGAGCCCGTTGTCGGCGTGCTGGCCGCCGTTGACGATGTTCATCAGCGGCGTGGGGAGCACGCGCGCATTGAGACCGCCGAGGTAGCGCCAGAGCGGGAGACCGACCACGTCGGCCGCCGCACGCGCAACGGCCATGGAGACGCCGAGCAGCGCGTTGGCGCCGAGCTTCGACTTGTTCGCCGTGCC encodes:
- a CDS encoding HEAT repeat domain-containing protein, whose amino-acid sequence is MRRSLLAWKVATLLSLGLAVFFALRPMRKASGEEARADRSELAPSTACAGVAMPVPLGGGFVADSEREPGATPMSLYVGQWMDRLRAARLESHKCTALRHLGISGEPAAVQTILEVYRTARRPELRYCAIDALGETGASEAMNWLGEIARGSDPGLTGAAFGALAMSRSEAARAELLELAHSDSPKLQHQAIVAMGQAGWPEAAPLLVHALERAKGRDKTALVYALGEVGDPSTVPMLLNLAQQGGPGEMRGIAVEALAQIGGPEALAFLLQEARGKNAPTVVNALAQMSDEAAQKALADLSRTPGPAQVQALQETMGNAPNSDPRAREEARTALIRIAHQGGKDAAEAVNALAMDESLESSRELAAIARGSGPQAEQAVLSLGRREDPESVRTVTELAEGSSPARAGALQALAEAGDPQSMGTFLRAYESQSGDVRGAALQGLAQLGGPEAERVLDGALRSSDASTRRQAVQAIRTSGSSTMEGRVDAAGDSDEGPPPDPCAR
- the eno gene encoding phosphopyruvate hydratase; its protein translation is MSEISAVFAREILDSRGNPTVEVEVQTESGRGRAAVPSGASTGEHEAIELRDGDKARYLGKGVLQAVRNVNQTLGPAIIGLDSLDQPAIDKVLLQADGTANKSKLGANALLGVSMAVARAAADVVGLPLWRYLGGLNARVLPTPLMNIVNGGQHADNGLEIQEFMIVPAGLPTFEEALRAGTEVFHTLKGILKKRNLTTAVGDEGGFAPRLESNEEAIGVIVQAIEGAGYAPGKDIFLALDCAASEFYDKKSGKYTFDKKAVSSDELVAIYEKLTKTYPIVSIEDGLAEDDWTAWKKLTERVGDRVQLVGDDLFVTNVERLKRGIDGGYANAILIKLNQIGTLTETLDTIRLATAAKYRSIISHRSGETEDTFIADLAVATNAGQIKTGSLSRSDRIAKYNQLLRIGFELGAGAAFAGRDPFKS